The Temnothorax longispinosus isolate EJ_2023e chromosome 4, Tlon_JGU_v1, whole genome shotgun sequence genome has a window encoding:
- the Und gene encoding methionine aminopeptidase 2, which translates to MAAVLDEVGKSAEKLVDEEKDEIVDGEDKTGAAEASKKKKKKKKKKKAGAGEASADVPEGEEEKAKDDDAVAEGTTEVTENNGENEEAKKKKKKKRKPKDKGGIKQQTDPPSIPVSELFPDGNFPVGQVMVHGSAGIDDRMAKMRFTSEEARALDRMHNDIYNEARQAAEAHRQTRKHIMKWIKPGMTMIEICNELEDTARKLIGEDGLLAGLAFPTGCSRNHCAAHYTPNAGDPTVLEYDDVTKIDFGTHINGRIIDCAFTLTFNPKYDKLIEAVRDATNTGIKAAGIDVQLCDVGAAIQEVMESYEVELDGKTYQVKSIRNLNGHSISPYRIHAGKTVPIVRGGEAIRMEENEFYAIETFGSTGRGVVHDDMECSHYMKSFDAGFVPLRLQSSKSLLNTINKHFGTLAFCKRWLDRVGCTKYQMALKDLCEKGAVEAYPPLVDVKGCYTAQFEHTLVLRPTCKEVISRGDDY; encoded by the exons ATGGCGGCCGTGCTGGACGAGGTCGGCAAGTCCGCCGAGAAACTCGTGGACGAGGAGAAGGACGAGATTGTCGACGGGGAGGACAAGACCGGGGCAGCAGAGGcctcgaagaagaagaagaagaagaaaaagaagaagaaggccG GTGCTGGAGAAGCTAGTGCAGATGTGccagaaggagaagaagagaaggcTAAGGATGACGACGCAGTGGCCGAAG GTACCACAGAGGTAACCGAGAACAACGGTGAGAACGAGGAGgccaagaagaaaaagaagaagaagcgcaAACCCAAAGATAAGGGCGGTATTAAACAGCAGACGGATCCGCCGAGCATTCCCGTGTCAGAATTATTCCCGGACGGTAATTTCCCCGTGGGGCAAGTAATGGTTCACGGATCCGCTGGGATAGACGACAGGATGGCAAAGATGCGCTTCACAAGCGAGGAGGCGCGCGCCCTCGACAGAATGCACAATGATATTTACAACGAGGCCAGACAGGCGGCCGAGGCGCATCGACAAACCAGAAAGCATATCATGAAATGG ATCAAGCCGGGAATGACTATGATAGAGATTTGTAACGAGCTAGAGGATACCGCTCGGAAATTGATAGGGGAGGATGGTCTCCTGGCTGGATTGGCGTTTCCAACCGGTTGCTCCCGCAACCACTGCGCGGCCCACTACACCCCAAATGCCGGTGATCCGACTGTTCTCGAGTACGATGATGTCACCAAGATTGACTTCGGTACTCACATCAACGGACGTATCATCGACTGCGCGTTCACTTTGACATTCAATCCTAAATACGACAAGCTGATTGAGGCTGTCCGTGATGCTACCAATACTGGTATCAAGGCCGCCGGTATCGACGTGCAATTGTGCGACGTCGGTGCTGCTATTCAGGAAGTTATGGAATCGTACGAGGTGGAACTGGATGGCAAGACGTATCAG GTGAAATCAATTAGGAATCTGAATGGCCACTCGATCTCCCCTTATCGCATACACGCTGGGAAAACGGTGCCGATAGTCAGAGGCGGCGAGGCGATTCGAATGGAGGAAAACGAGTTTTACGCGATCGAAACCTTCGGATCTACCGGTAGAGGCGTAGTTCACGATGACATGGAATGTTCGCATTACATGAAGAGTTTCGACGCCGGTTTCGTGCCATTGAGACTGCAAAGCAGCAAGTCACTTCTTAATACTATCAATAAGCATTTCG GTACTTTGGCTTTTTGTAAACGCTGGTTGGACCGCGTCGGTTGCACCAAGTACCAAATGGCGCTGAAGGATCTCTGCGAGAAAGGTGCCGTGGAAGCGTATCCGCCGTTGGTCGACGTCAAGGGCTGTTACACCGCTCAGTTCGAGCATACACTCGTTCTGCGTCCCACATGTAAAGAAGTAATTTCCCGCGGTGACGATTATTAA